Proteins from a genomic interval of Sesamum indicum cultivar Zhongzhi No. 13 unplaced genomic scaffold, S_indicum_v1.0 scaffold00121, whole genome shotgun sequence:
- the LOC105179089 gene encoding probable pectin methyltransferase QUA2, translating to MSRPLLRGVSGGGGRFSGTIHDFSEDCQMKERIEKDRTNGAVSTYLSSKYPFRFLFTNNLSSNHSLGDHGFISDPFGPRAPRSLHKVTLCLLKFSLAVIVILALIGSFWWTLSVTSMSRGQIVHGYRRLQEQLVSDLYEIGELSIGSSRLRELEYCSEESENYVPCFNVSGNLALGFSDGEDYARHCGHRSKQNCLVLPPVNYRIPLRWPTGRDVIWYANVNITAQEVLSSGSLTKRMMMLDEDQISFRSVSSTFDVEDYSHQIAEIIGLRNESYFIQAGVRTILDIECGYGSFGAHLSSNQLLTMCLANYEASGSQVQLTLERGLPAMIGSFISKQLPYPSLSFDMIHCARCHVDWDTKDGIFLIEVDRLLRPGGYFVWTDPLVNSQRSQRNNGNLKKWNTVHTFAENLCWELLPQQDETVVWKKTSKKKCYSTRKTSSPFLCRKGHDIESPYYRPLQACIGATQSPRWVPIEERRKWPSQATLNSAELGIYGLHLEEFAEDAINWKSAVQNYWSLLSPLIFSDHPKRPGDEDPSPPYNMLRNVLDMNAHFGGFNAALLETRKSVWVMNVVPTNGRGTLPLILDRGFVGLLHDWCEPFPTYPRTYDLVHAEGLLSLEFAEQPRCQLIDLFAEIDRLLRPEGWVILRDSAPVIEFARPLTTQLKWDARIVEIESNSNERLLICQKPFSKRQAS from the exons ATGTCAAGGCCTCTTCTTCGGGGTGTATCAGGTGGTGGAGGGCGATTCTCAGGGACCATTCATGATTTTTCGGAAGACTGTCAGATGAAAGAAAGGATAGAGAAGGATCGAACAAATGGAGCTGTCAGTACATATTTATCTTCGAAATATCCTTTTCGTTTTCTTTTCACCAATAATTTGTCTTCGAACCACAGTTTGGGCGATCATGGTTTCATCTCTGATCCCTTTGGCCCCAGGGCTCCAAGGAGTCTGCATAAAGTGACACTCTGTTTGCTCAAATTCAGTTTAGCTGTAATTGTAATTCTTGCTCTTATTGGTTCCTTCTGGTGGACACTTTCTGTAACATCAATGTCAAGAGGACAAATAGTCCATGGATATAGGCGGCTTCAGGAGCAACTGGTCTCTGACCTGTATGAGATTGGGGAGCTCTCTATTGGTTCTTCAAGGTTGAGAGAATTGGAGTACTGTTCTGAGGAGTCGGAAAACTATGTTCCATGCTTCAACGTATCAGGAAATCTTGCTCTGGGATTTTCTGATGGCGAAGACTACGCCCGCCATTGTGGACACAGGTCGAAGCAAAACTGTTTGGTTCTCCCACCTGTCAATTATAGGATTCCCCTTAGGTGGCCGACTGGAAGAGATGTCATCTGGTATGCAAATGTTAATATTACGGCACAGGAGGTACTGTCTTCTGGAAGTTTGACCAAAAG GATGATGATGTTGGATGAAGATCAAATCTCCTTCCGTTCAGTATCTTCTACTTTTGATGTTGAAGACTACTCGCAtcaaattgcagaaattattGGCCTAAGAAATGAGTCCTACTTTATACAAGCTGGA GTACGCACTATCCTGGACATAGAATGTGGATATGGTAGTTTTGGTGCGCATTTATCTTCAAACCAACTATTGACCATGTGCTTGGCAAACTATGAGGCATCAGGCAGTCAAGTTCAACTAACTTTAGAAAGAGGTCTTCCAGCAATGATCGGTTCATTTATTTCAAAGCAGCTGCCATACCCATCTCTCTCATTTGATATGATACACTGCGCAAGATGTCATGTTGATTGGGATACAAAAG ATGGCATATTTTTGATTGAAGTTGATCGTTTGTTACGGCCTGGTGGATACTTTGTGTGGACTGATCCTCTTGTAAATTCTCAGCGTTCCCAACGCAACAACGGTAACCTCAAAAAATGGAATACAGTGCACACGTTTGCAGAAAATCTCTGCTGGGAGTTGTTGCCACAGCAAGATGAAACTGTTGTGTGGAAAAAGACGAGTAAGAAGAAGTGTTATTCAACACG GAAAACTAGTTCCCCTTTTCTCTGCAGAAAGGGCCATGACATTGAGTCCCCATATTATCGTCCACTCCAAGCATGCATTGGAGCAACTCAGAGCCCCCGATGGGTTCCTATTGAAGAAAGGAGAAAATGGCCTTCACAGGCTACGTTAAACTCAGCAGAACTTGGAATTTATG GTTTGCATTTGGAAGAGTTTGCGGAGGATGCCATTAACTGGAAATCTGCTGTCCAGAATTATTGGTCTCTGCTCTCACCCCTTATATTTTCTGACCATCCCAAGAGACCTGGCGATGAGGATCCTTCACCACCTTATAATATGCTGAGGAATGTGTTGGACATGAATGCTCATTTTGGTGGTTTCAATGCTGCCTTATTAGAAACTAGGAAATCTGTGTGGGTGATGAATGTAGTCCCTACAAATGGACGTGGTACTCTACCTTTAATACTTGACAGGGGGTTTGTCGGACTGCTGCATGACTG GTGTGAACCATTTCCGACGTACCCAAGAACATATGATCTGGTTCATGCTGAAGGACTTCTCTCTCTTGAATTTGCTGAGCAGCCAAGATGCCAACTGATAGATTTGTTTGCTGAGATAGATCGCTTACTTCGTCCAGAG GGATGGGTGATCCTGAGGGACAGTGCTCCTGTTATTGAGTTTGCAAGACCTCTTACAACGCAGCTGAAATGGGACGCACGAATCGTAGAGATTGA
- the LOC105179098 gene encoding uncharacterized protein LOC105179098, with protein sequence MKGSSRRNAGEEETPRKGAGATIQLTPDELQKMIEEASRKAIVEYERRTATPLVKETARRQLFENVEPLRESRIQGGQEHRSKRPASSDAGSSSHSRAKRRELVISRAEVESVGKQIENLNRQIDELKKRGEIVAHNKNSPFSNNVLVQVVEPGFRVPDLPRYDGTKDPYEHVAAFDMVMNLYGQPGPIMAKLFATTLTGKAQEWFTNLPRGSIDSHEQMIQKFSFHFASRRKQKRSATHLFTIRQREDETLKSFVGRFNNEMIEIQDLRIDMMVSILIHGLKKGPFASALARDPPGDAEQLMALAQKYIDEEEMNAMKDYERKEREQMYRKPNEAREVGGSRQKQEKQREPKYIPKYNNYTPLPMSREKALMMVENADVLKWPRHTRYTPSKKFSNKYCRFHRERGHNTEECFQLKDEIERLMRQGYFRNRVPHNCRTGREEPRRSRSRSRDRNPGPSKSIHAQTTPNNAPTKGVIYTIAGGSSSSSSNRDRKRCARTSNSSRGKEFVLKSHLLSSSDKPEETGEMNDPIVIRLDIANFTVHKVLVDSGSSADIIFKNVIDKMGLENLRLEPVKTPLVGFGGSEVTSLGMIELPVSIGDEPRRRTTMVKFLVVDTPFAYNVILGRPGLNSFRAVISTYHMKVKFPTDRGVGEVACDRKEARKCYNLSLKGEPEAKKRRVKEDAEPRPYEPEHLKPSEEYKVVQLTPDEPDRTTRIGASLKEREVAMIEFLKENMDVFAWGPSDFTGIDPGVIVHRLNTDPAMRPVRQKKRSFGSDKNEIIRKEVDKLLNAGYVEEIQHTDWLSNVVLVPKFAGKWRMCVDFTDLNKACPKDPYPLPRIDVMVDSTAGYEMFSMMDVYQGYHQIHMAEEDKDKTSFITEKGIFCYNMMPFGLKNAGATYQRLVNKMFGDLLEKTMKVYVDDMLVKSKRSRDHLTDLAQAFAIMRSYGMKLNPDKCTFGVGGGKFLGYMVSERGIEANPEKIRAIMDLRSPATIKDVQKLTGKITSLGRFISRSADKSLPFFRILRKPKNFEWNEECEKALHELKKYLTTPPLLANPKEHEELFLYLGVSEHAVSSVLVREEGGQQNPIYYVSKMLQGAELRYTEMEKLALALVVTARKLRPYFQSHKVIVLTNYPLKHIMLRPEASGRLIKWTVELGQHDIEYRPRTAQKAQVLADFVTELAGEPDLPRMVEEQTSKWMLHVDGASNANNGGAGVWIQGPKGVKIEAAIRLAFPVTNNEAEYEALVLGLELAFQAGAQDLEVYTDSQLIALQIEGAYETREKTMTTYKEIAQQWMKKFDRCSVLQVPRAENDKADALSKFGAAMDGIGDRKITALVRARPSIAGGREVQTVAEPESWKDEIAKYLKDGTLPLDPIAAKRVKFRATRFTMLSGQLYKRTVDGPLLKCLDEERALYVMREIHEGSCGNHSGARSLAQKIIRQGFYWPTMAKDAKELVKKCESCQKYASLIHQPATPVEPIKIACPFDQWGIDIVGPFPPAPAQKKFIIVAVEYFTKWVEAEAVAKISENEVINFVWKNIICRFGLPRILISDNGTQFQGKKITGWCKELKIAQHFTAVANPQANGQTEVTNRTILQHLKTRLDSKGSWAEELPGVLWAYRTTPRTATGETPFCLVYGTEAIIPAEIGEESQRVAMYDPEANQQERSFDLTMIEEKRDGAYARILHHKGLMMRSQGRRVRPRELQVGDLVLKKVEVSKHVGKLEPPWEGPFKVVEIKKKGTYKLQDMQGRSLPRPWNIQNLKRFYA encoded by the coding sequence ATGAAAGGTTCGTCGAGGAGAAACGCCGGGGAAGAAGAAACTCCAAGGAAAGGGGCGGGAGCAACCATCCAACTAACCCCTGATGAGTTACAGAAAATGATAGAGGAAGCCAGCCGGAAAGCAATCGTGGAATATGAAAGAAGAACTGCGACCCCCCTGGTCAAGGAAACAGCGAGGAGGCAACTGTTCGAGAATGTGGAACCGCTCCGAGAGTCAAGAATACAGGGCGGACAGGAGCATCGCAGTAAACGACCAGCGTCATCCGACGCTGGCTCTAGCAGTCATAGTCGTGCGAAGAGAAGGGAACTGGTAATCTCGAGAGCGGAGGTAGAAAGTGTGGGAAAGCAGATAGAGAACCTTAACAGACAGATAGATGAACTCAAAAAACGAGGAGAAATAGTTGCGCACAACAAAAATTCACCCTTTAGCAACAACGTCCTGGTCCAAGTGGTGGAACCCGGCTTCCGAGTACCCGATTTGCCAAGATATGATGGAACTAAGGACCCCTACGAACATGTAGCGGCCTTCGATATGGTTATGAACTTATACGGGCAGCCAGGCCCAATCATGGCCAAGTTGTTTGCGACCACATTAACTGGAAAGGCACAAGAATGGTTCACCAACTTACCTAGGGGAAGCATTGATTCACATGAGCAAATGATCCAGAAATTCTCCTTCCACTTTGCAAGCCGAAGGAAGCAAAAGAGATCTGCCACCCATTTATTCACCATACGGCAGAGAGAGGACGAGACATTGAAGAGTTTCGTAGGGAGATTCAATAACGAAATGATAGAGATACAAGATCTGCGTATAGATATGATGGTCAGTATTTTGATTCACGGTTTGAAAAAAGGCCCGTTCGCATCCGCGCTTGCACGCGACCCGCCTGGAGATGCCGAGCAGCTCATGGCTCTAGCCCAGAAATACATAGACGAAGAGGAGATGAATGCGATGAAGGACTATGAGCGGAAGGAGCGCGAGCAGATGTACAGGAAGCCGAACGAGGCAAGAGAGGTCGGGGGAAGTAGACAGAAGCAAGAAAAGCAAAGGGAGCCCAAATACATTCCCAAATATAACAACTACACCCCGCTGCCAATGTCGCGGGAAAAGGCGCTGATGATGGTCGAGAATGCGGATGTTCTCAAATGGCCAAGGCACACTAGATATACACCCTCCAagaaattttccaacaaataCTGCAGGTTTCACCGGGAGAGAGGGCACAACACGGAAGAGTGCTTCCAATTGAAAGACGAAATCGAAAGGTTAATGAGGCAGGGGTACTTTAGAAACCGAGTCCCCCACAATTGTAGAACAGGCAGGGAGGAGCCAAGGAGAAGCAGGTCGAGGAGCAGAGACAGGAACCCGGGGCCATCGAAGTCGATACACGCCCAAACCACCCCAAACAACGCGCCAACTAAAGGAGTAATTTACACGATTGCAGGGGGATCTAGCTCGAGTAGCTCGAACAGGGATAGGAAGAGATGCGCTCGAACTTCGAACTCAAGCCGAGGGAAAGAGTTCGTACTGAAAAGCCATCTCCTTAGCAGCTCTGATAAGCCCGAGGAGACGGGGGAGATGAACGACCCGATCGTCATCAGACTCGACATAGCTAATTTCACAGTTCACAAGGTCTTAGTGGACAGCGGGAGTTCCGCAGATATCATCTTCAAAAATGTGATCGACAAAATGGGCTTGGAAAATCTTCGGTTGGAGCCGGTCAAAACACCGCTAGTCGGTTTTGGCGGAAGTGAAGTAACGTCCTTAGGAATGATCGAGTTGCCAGTATCCATAGGGGACGAGCCCAGGCGGAGGACCACAATGGTAAAATTTTTGGTAGTGGATACCCCATTTGCGTACAATGTGATATTGGGCAGGCCAGGACTGAACTCATTCAGGGCAGTCATCTCCACCTACCATATGAAGGTGAAGTTCCCAACGGATCGCGGGGTAGGAGAGGTAGCGTGCGACCGGAAAGAGGCGCGGAAATGCTACAATCTATCACTGAAGGGAGAACCCGAGGCGAAGAAGAGAAGAGTGAAAGAAGACGCTGAACCTCGGCCCTACGAGCCGGAGCACCTAAAGCCCAGTGAGGAGTACAAAGTCGTCCAGCTCACTCCTGATGAGCCGGACAGAACCACCAGGATAGGAGCGAGCCTGAAGGAGAGAGAGGTGGCCATGATTGAATTCCTGAAAGAGAACATGGACGTGTTCGCGTGGGGTCCATCTGATTTCACAGGAATCGACCCTGGGGTGATCGTGCATAGGTTAAATACAGACCCAGCGATGCGACCTGTGCGACAAAAGAAGAGGTCTTTCGGGAGCgacaaaaatgaaatcatcCGAAAAGAAGTGGACAAGCTGCTCAATGCCGGGTATGTAGAGGAGATTCAGCACACCGATTGGCTATCTAACGTGGTACTTGTCCCCAAATTCGCAGGGAAATGGCGAATGTGTGTGGACTTCACGGATCTGAACAAGGCGTGTCCCAAGGATCCCTACCCGTTGCCCCGGATCGATGTCATGGTGGATTCCACCGCAGGTTACGAGATGTTCTCAATGATGGACGTGTACCAGGGGTATCACCAGATCCACATGGCGGAAGAAGACAAGGACAAGACTTCGTTCATCACGGAAAAAGGAATCTTTTGTTACAATATGATGCCGTTTGGTTTAAAGAACGCAGGAGCTACATACCAGCGCCTGGTTAACAAGATGTTCGGAGACCTGCTCGAAAAGACGATGAAGGTGTACGTGGATGACATGCTCGTAAAAAGCAAGAGGTCGCGGGATCACCTCACCGATCTCGCCCAGGCGTTCGCTATCATGAGATCATACGGGATGAAACTCAACCCAGACAAATGCACGTTTGGAGTAGGTGGAGGAAAATTTTTAGGATATATGGTTAGCGAACGGGGAATCGAAGCTAACCCGGAGAAAATTCGAGCCATCATGGATCTGCGCTCTCCAGCCACGATCAAAGACGTCCAGAAGTTGACAGGGAAAATCACCTCTCTCGGAAGGTTTATCTCGCGGTCAGCTGACAAAAGTCTCCCTTTTTTCAGGATTCTGAGAAAACCCAAGAACTTCGAATGGAACGAGGAGTGTGAGAAGGCCTTGCACGAGCTGAAGAAGTACCTGACGACCCCTCCCTTGTTAGCGAACCCGAAGGAACACGAAGAACTGTTCCTCTACCTGGGCGTATCGGAACATGCAGTCAGCTCGGTGTTGGTGAGAGAAGAAGGAGGTCAACAGAACCCCATCTATTACGTAAGCAAAATGCTCCAAGGGGCCGAATTAAGATATACGGAGATGGAGAAGTTGGCACTCGCGCTCGTGGTCACCGCTCGAAAGCTACGACCATACTTCCAATCGCATAAGGTGATCGTGCTAACGAACTACCCCCTGAAGCACATAATGTTGCGACCCGAAGCGTCAGGTCGATTGATCAAGTGGACGGTAGAGTTGGGGCAACATGACATAGAATATCGACCTAGGACGGCCCAAAAAGCACAAGTACTAGCAGATTTTGTGACAGAGCTAGCAGGTGAACCCGATCTACCCAGAATGGTCGAGGAGCAAACCTCCAAATGGATGCTACACGTAGATGGAGCCTCGAACGCCAACAATGGAGGGGCCGGAGTATGGATACAGGGGCCGAAGGGAGTCAAGATCGAAGCAGCCATTCGTCTGGCCTTCCCCGTGACCAACAACGAAGCCGAGTACGAGGCGCTCGTACTGGGACTAGAGCTCGCCTTCCAGGCGGGCGCCCAAGATTTGGAGGTGTACACGGACTCTCAGTTAATCGCTCTGCAGATCGAAGGGGCGTATGAGACGAGAGAGAAAACCATGACAACTTACAAGGAAATCGCTCAgcaatggatgaaaaaatttgacagATGTTCGGTTTTGCAGGTCCCAAGAGCAGAAAATGACAAGGCAGACGCCTTATCCAAGTTCGGGGCTGCCATGGATGGGATTGGAGATCGCAAGATCACGGCTCTGGTTCGAGCACGACCAAGTATCGCAGGCGGAAGGGAGGTGCAGACGGTCGCAGAACCTGAATCATGGAAGGACGAAATTGCCAAATATCTTAAAGACGGCACCCTGCCTCTTGACCCCATTGCCGCTAAGAGAGTCAAATTCAGAGCCACCCGATTCACTATGTTGTCAGGACAGCTCTATAAGCGAACGGTAGATGGACCTCTCCTGAAGTGTTTAGATGAGGAGAGAGCTCTATATGTTATGCGGGAAATTCATGAAGGGAGCTGTGGAAACCACTCTGGAGCAAGGTCGTTGGCTCAGAAGATAATACGTCAGGGATTCTATTGGCCCACGATGGCAAAGGACGCCAAAGAGCTAGTGAAGAAGTGTGAAAGTTGTCAAAAATACGCATCCCTTATACACCAACCCGCGACCCCGGTAGAGCCGATCAAAATAGCCTGCCCATTCGACCAATGGGGGATCGACATCGTCGGACCTTTTCCCCCTGCACCAGCCcagaaaaaattcatcatcGTGGCGGTAGAGTATTTCACCAAATGGGTCGAAGCGGAAGCGGTCGCTAAAATATCTGAGAATGAAGTCATCAACTTCGTTTGGAAAAATATCATCTGCAGGTTTGGTCTGCCTCGCATACTAATTTCCGACAATGGGACGCAATTTCAGGGGAAGAAGATCACGGGATGGTGCAAGGAGCTCAAGATCGCACAGCACTTCACGGCAGTTGCGAACCCGCAAGCCAACGGTCAAACTGAGGTGACCAACCGAACAATCCTCCAGCATTTGAAAACACGGCTAGACAGTAAAGGATCATGGGCTGAGGAACTACCCGGGGTCTTATGGGCTTACAGGACAACACCTCGCACCGCAACAGGAGAGACCCCGTTCTGCTTAGTATATGGAACGGAGGCTATCATTCCAGCAGAGATCGGGGAGGAATCTCAGAGAGTGGCAATGTATGACCCCGAGGCTAACCAACAGGAACGAAGCTTTGATCTCACCATGATcgaagaaaagagagatggGGCGTACGCTAGGATTCTGCACCACAAAGGATTAATGATGAGAAGCCAAGGCCGAAGAGTTCGACCGAGAGAACTCCAGGTGGGGGACCTCGTGCTTAAAAAAGTCGAAGTCTCGAAACATGTAGGTAAACTAGAACCCCCATGGGAAGGACCGTTCAAGGTGGTGGAAATCAAAAAGAAAGGGACGTATAAGTTGCAAGACATGCAGGGGCGAAGTCTACCACGACCATGGAACATCCAGAACTTGAAAAGGTTCTACGCATAG